One stretch of Desulfovibrio aminophilus DSM 12254 DNA includes these proteins:
- a CDS encoding sensor domain-containing diguanylate cyclase: MQNKRRLITLICLLLGFGYAGISLINYQTARTAIREAIVGAELPLTSDNIYSEIQKDLIRPVFVSSMMAHDTFVRDWVLAGEKDVDRMTRYLAEVRARYGTITSFFVSDQSHVYYHADGVLKHVRQGEWRDEWYFRVRTLREPYEINVDVDMANRDALTIFVNHRVADYEGHFIGATGVGLTVHSVRRLIDVYQLRYNRGILFVAPDGKVMLSTRGGPPAGADLHKIEGFSSIADSVLKEKRGSFQYTKNGREYLVNARFIPELNWYLLVEKWEDEALADIRRVLVVNLGLCAVITALVILAVSLTINRYQSRLEEMATVDKLTGLANRQAFDILLEQAFKEARRDGTPLSLLLVDIDDFKDINDQHGHLAGDAVIRHVAEIARQCVRESDLLCRWGGEEYLAALRGCGREQALTLAESIRARIQQAGEDEPGPFQGLTVSIGVATLHTGDTPDSLFRRSDSALYAAKADGRNKVRAA; this comes from the coding sequence ATGCAAAATAAACGGCGGCTCATCACTCTGATCTGCCTGTTGCTGGGATTCGGATACGCCGGAATCAGCCTGATCAACTATCAGACCGCGCGAACCGCCATCCGCGAGGCCATCGTCGGCGCGGAACTGCCGTTGACCTCGGACAACATCTATTCCGAGATTCAGAAGGATCTCATCCGTCCCGTCTTCGTCTCCTCCATGATGGCTCATGACACCTTCGTACGCGACTGGGTTCTGGCCGGGGAAAAGGACGTGGATCGAATGACCCGCTACCTGGCGGAGGTCCGCGCCCGCTACGGAACCATCACCAGCTTCTTCGTCTCGGATCAGAGCCACGTCTACTACCACGCGGACGGCGTTCTCAAACACGTGCGCCAGGGGGAATGGCGCGACGAATGGTACTTCCGCGTTCGCACCCTGCGTGAACCCTATGAAATCAACGTGGATGTGGATATGGCCAACCGGGACGCCCTGACCATCTTCGTCAACCACCGCGTGGCGGACTACGAGGGGCATTTCATCGGCGCCACGGGCGTGGGCCTGACCGTCCACTCCGTCCGCCGTCTCATCGACGTCTATCAGCTGCGCTACAACCGGGGCATCCTCTTCGTGGCTCCCGACGGCAAGGTCATGCTCTCCACGCGGGGCGGCCCGCCTGCCGGCGCGGACCTGCACAAGATCGAAGGATTTTCCTCCATCGCCGATTCCGTTCTCAAGGAAAAACGCGGCAGCTTCCAGTACACGAAGAACGGCCGGGAATACCTGGTCAACGCGCGATTCATCCCCGAGCTGAACTGGTACCTGTTGGTGGAGAAATGGGAGGACGAAGCCCTGGCCGACATCCGCCGCGTCCTCGTCGTCAACCTGGGGTTGTGCGCCGTGATCACGGCCTTGGTGATCCTGGCCGTGAGCCTGACCATCAACCGCTATCAGAGCCGCCTGGAGGAAATGGCCACCGTGGACAAGCTCACGGGCCTGGCCAACCGGCAGGCTTTCGACATCCTCCTGGAGCAGGCTTTCAAGGAGGCCCGGCGCGACGGCACGCCCCTGTCCCTGCTGCTGGTGGATATCGACGACTTCAAGGACATCAACGACCAACATGGGCACTTGGCCGGAGACGCCGTCATCCGCCATGTGGCCGAGATCGCCCGCCAGTGCGTGCGCGAATCCGACCTTCTCTGCCGCTGGGGCGGCGAAGAATACCTGGCGGCGCTACGCGGCTGCGGCCGAGAACAGGCACTGACTCTGGCGGAGAGCATCCGCGCCCGGATTCAACAGGCCGGGGAGGACGAACCGGGCCCCTTCCAAGGCCTGACCGTGAGCATCGGCGTGGCGACCCTGCATACGGGCGACACGCCGGACAGCCTGTTCCGGCGTTCCGACTCGGCGCTCTATGCGGCCAAGGCCGACGGACGCAACAAGGTCCGCGCGGCCTGA
- a CDS encoding response regulator, with protein MKYLLVDDDESIHLYLKDILEPFAATDSALDGARAIELFEHSLAPGGEPYDTVFLDILMPGMDGHAVAARLRELERGRENGGEFKLVMITALSDTRNLSKAFFKGFASCYIVKPFEREAVLNELRVNKIIP; from the coding sequence GTGAAGTACCTGCTGGTCGACGACGACGAGAGCATTCATCTCTATCTCAAGGATATCCTGGAGCCGTTCGCCGCGACGGATTCGGCGTTGGACGGGGCCAGGGCCATCGAGCTGTTCGAACATTCCCTGGCGCCTGGTGGGGAGCCTTACGACACCGTCTTTCTGGACATCCTCATGCCCGGCATGGATGGGCACGCCGTGGCCGCGCGTCTGCGGGAACTGGAGCGCGGGCGCGAAAACGGCGGAGAGTTCAAGCTGGTCATGATCACGGCCCTGTCCGACACCCGCAACTTGAGCAAGGCCTTCTTCAAGGGCTTCGCCTCCTGCTACATCGTCAAGCCCTTCGAACGCGAGGCGGTCCTGAACGAGTTGCGGGTCAACAAGATCATCCCCTGA
- a CDS encoding HAMP domain-containing sensor histidine kinase — MSSSREARWRSTSLRLTAWYAAVFFFSSVLLFGLTFSFLSATVREQERRIVSGKIMDYAAIAQNQGLDVLLYVIRQEAEYEVSTDFFLRLLDSQGNVLAQAAPLWWEDVPPDIASVNLDESVHWFSWRSDELESELVLGARRIAGGAVLLVGRDRSDTEELLGTFQTVFLSIILFTGILGVIGGTLLARRTLRPVSDLIRTLTAIEKGKLDARVPMRGGGDELDGLVRLFNAMLDRIRTLVTGMRETLDNAAHDLRTPITRMRMGIEAALRDRDGGKGDREALADCAEECERIATMLDTLMDISEAETGVMQLTLREVDLTALVAEVAETYGYIAEEKGVALSARLPEPVSVTADAGRIRQALANLLDNAVKYTPPGGNVEISLEGFTDRAVIRVRDDGPGIASADQPRIFDRLFRCDKSRSVRGLGLGLSLVRAVLTAHGGRVEVESAPERGTIFVVTLPLASPARLGPPPKSRRG; from the coding sequence ATGTCCTCAAGCCGTGAGGCGCGCTGGCGCTCCACGAGCCTTCGGCTGACCGCCTGGTACGCCGCGGTCTTCTTTTTCAGCTCCGTTCTGCTGTTCGGCCTGACCTTCTCCTTTCTTTCCGCCACGGTGCGGGAGCAGGAACGCCGCATCGTCAGCGGAAAGATCATGGATTATGCGGCCATCGCCCAGAACCAGGGTCTGGACGTGCTGTTGTACGTGATCCGCCAGGAGGCCGAATACGAGGTCTCCACGGACTTCTTTCTGCGCCTGCTCGATTCCCAGGGAAACGTCCTGGCCCAGGCCGCGCCGCTGTGGTGGGAGGACGTGCCCCCGGACATCGCCTCGGTGAACCTGGACGAGAGCGTGCATTGGTTTTCCTGGCGCTCCGACGAGCTGGAGAGCGAACTCGTGCTCGGCGCGCGGCGCATCGCCGGCGGGGCAGTGCTTCTGGTGGGCCGGGACCGTTCCGACACCGAGGAACTGCTGGGCACCTTCCAAACGGTCTTTTTGAGCATCATCCTCTTCACCGGCATCCTCGGCGTCATCGGGGGCACGCTCTTGGCCCGGCGTACCCTGCGCCCCGTCAGCGATCTCATTCGGACGCTCACGGCCATCGAGAAGGGCAAGCTGGATGCGCGGGTTCCCATGCGCGGCGGCGGCGACGAGCTGGACGGCCTGGTGCGGTTGTTCAACGCCATGCTCGACCGCATCCGCACACTGGTCACGGGCATGCGCGAGACCCTGGACAACGCGGCCCACGATCTGCGCACGCCCATCACCCGCATGCGCATGGGCATCGAGGCCGCCCTGCGTGACCGGGACGGCGGCAAGGGCGACAGGGAGGCTCTGGCGGACTGCGCCGAGGAGTGCGAACGGATCGCGACCATGCTGGACACGCTCATGGACATCTCCGAGGCGGAAACCGGCGTCATGCAGCTCACGTTGCGCGAGGTGGACCTGACGGCCCTGGTCGCCGAGGTGGCCGAGACCTACGGCTACATCGCCGAGGAGAAGGGGGTGGCCCTGAGCGCCCGGCTGCCGGAGCCGGTGAGCGTCACCGCCGACGCCGGACGCATCCGCCAGGCCTTGGCCAATCTGCTGGACAACGCCGTGAAATACACGCCGCCGGGCGGAAACGTCGAGATTTCCCTGGAGGGATTCACCGACCGGGCCGTAATCCGGGTGCGCGACGACGGTCCCGGCATCGCTTCGGCGGATCAGCCGCGCATCTTCGACCGCCTGTTCCGTTGCGACAAGAGCCGCTCCGTGCGCGGCCTGGGCCTGGGCCTGTCCCTGGTGCGGGCGGTGCTCACGGCCCACGGGGGAAGGGTGGAGGTGGAAAGCGCTCCCGAGCGGGGAACGATCTTCGTCGTGACCCTGCCTCTGGCCTCCCCGGCCCGGCTCGGGCCACCGCCGAAATCGCGCCGCGGGTGA
- a CDS encoding PocR ligand-binding domain-containing protein → MKMTDLATREEWAALEREFHERFGMNPRVYDETGAGITDERLWSNPLCPALRATPGGVGAVCSVANAALTAQAAREGRTVIDACDAGLVVITVPVIVDGALIGIVGGCGRLPADGEVESFLVSKASGLGEDEVEGLATRVPVMSRADVEAAAAFLEGKVADILARAGAAV, encoded by the coding sequence ATGAAGATGACCGACCTGGCGACCCGGGAGGAGTGGGCCGCGCTGGAACGGGAGTTTCATGAGCGCTTCGGCATGAATCCCCGGGTCTATGACGAAACCGGGGCCGGAATCACCGACGAGCGGCTCTGGAGCAACCCCCTTTGTCCGGCGCTACGGGCCACGCCCGGCGGCGTGGGAGCGGTATGCTCGGTGGCCAACGCCGCCCTGACGGCCCAGGCCGCCCGCGAGGGGCGAACCGTGATCGACGCCTGCGACGCCGGACTCGTGGTCATCACCGTGCCCGTGATCGTGGACGGCGCGTTGATCGGCATCGTGGGCGGCTGCGGCCGCCTGCCCGCGGACGGCGAGGTGGAGTCCTTTCTCGTGTCCAAGGCTTCCGGCCTCGGCGAGGACGAGGTGGAGGGACTGGCGACCCGGGTGCCGGTCATGTCCCGGGCCGACGTGGAGGCCGCCGCCGCGTTCCTGGAAGGGAAGGTGGCCGACATCCTGGCGCGCGCGGGCGCGGCGGTTTGA
- a CDS encoding response regulator transcription factor → MELLLVEDDAKIAEFIIAGMRESGYEVEHATTGPEGLRLAKAKNHDAAVIDIMLPGMDGLRLIEEMRAVGRETPVIILSAKRTVDDRVRGLRAGGDDYLPKPFAFAELLARVQALVRRSSRSSAEPVEMCVGELRMNRLSREVTRAGTPIVLQPREFALLEYLMRHSGAVLSKSMILESVWDYDFDPQTNVVDVLICRLRSKLDKDYEHKMLHTLRGVGYVLKP, encoded by the coding sequence ATGGAGTTGTTGCTCGTCGAGGACGACGCCAAGATCGCGGAATTCATCATCGCGGGCATGCGTGAGAGCGGATATGAGGTGGAGCACGCGACCACCGGGCCGGAGGGGCTGCGCCTGGCCAAGGCGAAAAATCATGACGCGGCCGTGATCGACATCATGCTGCCGGGCATGGACGGACTGCGGCTCATTGAGGAAATGCGGGCCGTTGGCCGCGAGACGCCGGTCATCATCCTTTCGGCCAAGCGTACCGTGGATGACCGTGTGCGGGGACTGCGCGCGGGGGGCGACGACTACCTGCCCAAGCCGTTCGCCTTCGCCGAGTTGCTGGCCCGGGTGCAAGCCCTGGTCCGTCGCTCCTCCCGTTCCAGCGCGGAGCCGGTGGAGATGTGTGTGGGCGAACTGCGCATGAATCGCCTGAGCCGCGAAGTGACCCGGGCCGGGACGCCCATCGTGCTGCAACCCCGGGAGTTCGCCTTGCTCGAATATCTCATGCGTCACAGCGGGGCGGTGCTCTCCAAGAGCATGATTCTGGAAAGCGTCTGGGACTATGACTTCGACCCCCAAACCAACGTGGTGGACGTCCTGATCTGCCGTCTGCGTTCCAAGCTGGACAAGGATTACGAGCACAAGATGCTGCACACCCTGCGGGGCGTGGGGTATGTCCTCAAGCCGTGA
- a CDS encoding TIGR03960 family B12-binding radical SAM protein — MRELLPLLPKPSRYAGREWGVTTKDPAKIRARVALAFPDLYDVGMSYLGQRILLHCVDRRPEFLAERVYAPCDDAARVLREHNAPLCTLESDTPLAEMDVLAFSLTHELCYTNVLYMLDLAGIPARASERGPEHPLVLAGGGACFNAEPLADFLDCMLLGDGEEALPRILEEVARARDEGLDRRGLLLRLKDIPGLYVPSFFAPQGPGEPLLPLVPGYQHVEKALVEDLDRTPFPTLSPVAFGQAVHDRLTLEIARGCTRGCRFCQAGVIYRPVRERSLERIESLLGDALAATGYEEVSFLSLSTGDFSALDTLFARTFDRCAAEQVAISLPSLRVGSVSPAIMERIASIRRTGATLAPEAGSQRLRDVINKGITEEQLLDHVRHLFEHGWQHVKLYFMIGLPTETPEDMEAIVDLCRKVRDAAGWQIKRLQVTAAVSPFVPKSHTPFQWERQIGPEEIRARVNLLRDLMRRHKRLMLKFHEPRMSFLEGIFSRGDRALGPVLEEAYRAGALFSSWKDHLDLEPYLEAMRDNGLKPEDYLAERDVNAPLPWDHLDCGVSRAFLLRERKRALEARTTEDCRYEGCSGCGVCNLDGRVSRLSAQSPGKDIRPRVLLAQRDQTDAPLPPPAGDKPDLHAQAARYRIWYEKTGPAAALSQLELQSVFERALRRARLPLSFSAGFHPLPRLSFGMALPVGVESHCEWLVLGLREDIPAEAVAGALGPNMPDGLALTSVEHLAPGKKKAMRAANETYRLVLRGDAAVRAERATRWREFLGKKEFLVERKTKRGLKPFDLRPLLAEVREDGDALVLRFDWTAGYISPLTLARAVMGPCELTEFGLIKIAQEFDLAAEGSAAGDSAAPAETDTER; from the coding sequence ATGCGGGAACTGCTTCCGCTTCTGCCCAAGCCCAGCCGCTACGCCGGGCGCGAATGGGGCGTGACCACCAAGGATCCGGCCAAAATCCGGGCGCGCGTGGCCCTCGCCTTTCCCGATCTCTACGACGTGGGCATGTCCTACCTGGGACAGCGCATTCTCCTGCACTGCGTGGACCGCCGGCCGGAATTCCTGGCCGAGCGGGTCTACGCCCCCTGCGACGACGCGGCCCGAGTCCTGCGTGAACACAACGCGCCCCTGTGCACCCTGGAGTCGGACACGCCCCTGGCGGAGATGGACGTGCTGGCCTTCAGTCTGACCCACGAACTCTGCTACACGAATGTCCTGTACATGCTCGACCTGGCGGGCATCCCCGCCCGCGCCTCCGAGCGCGGCCCGGAGCATCCCCTGGTCCTGGCCGGAGGCGGAGCCTGCTTCAACGCCGAACCCCTGGCCGACTTCCTGGACTGCATGCTCCTGGGCGACGGCGAGGAAGCCCTGCCGCGCATCCTGGAGGAAGTGGCCCGCGCCCGCGACGAGGGGCTGGACCGGCGCGGCCTGCTTCTGCGGCTCAAGGACATCCCAGGCCTCTACGTGCCTTCCTTCTTCGCCCCCCAGGGACCGGGCGAACCGCTCCTGCCCCTGGTTCCGGGCTACCAACACGTGGAAAAGGCCCTGGTGGAGGACTTGGACCGGACGCCCTTCCCCACCCTCTCGCCCGTGGCCTTCGGCCAGGCCGTGCATGACCGCCTGACCCTGGAGATCGCCCGGGGCTGCACCCGCGGCTGCCGCTTCTGCCAGGCGGGCGTCATCTACCGCCCGGTGCGCGAACGCAGCCTGGAACGCATCGAATCCCTGCTCGGCGATGCCCTGGCGGCCACGGGCTACGAGGAGGTTTCCTTCCTCTCCCTGTCCACGGGCGATTTCTCGGCCCTGGACACCCTCTTCGCCCGGACCTTCGACCGCTGCGCCGCCGAGCAGGTGGCCATCTCCCTGCCCTCGCTGCGCGTGGGTTCGGTGTCCCCGGCCATCATGGAACGCATCGCCAGCATCCGGCGCACCGGCGCGACCCTGGCCCCGGAGGCCGGAAGCCAGCGCCTGCGCGACGTGATCAACAAGGGCATCACCGAGGAACAGCTTCTGGACCACGTGCGCCATCTCTTCGAGCACGGCTGGCAGCACGTGAAGCTCTATTTCATGATCGGCCTGCCCACGGAGACACCCGAGGATATGGAGGCCATCGTGGACCTCTGCCGCAAGGTGCGCGACGCCGCAGGCTGGCAGATCAAGCGTCTGCAGGTCACGGCCGCGGTCTCGCCCTTCGTGCCCAAGTCGCACACCCCGTTCCAGTGGGAGCGCCAGATCGGGCCGGAGGAGATCCGCGCGCGCGTGAATCTGCTGCGCGACCTCATGCGCCGCCACAAGCGGCTCATGCTCAAGTTCCACGAGCCGAGGATGAGCTTCCTGGAAGGCATCTTCTCGCGCGGGGACCGCGCCCTGGGCCCGGTGCTCGAAGAGGCCTACCGCGCCGGAGCCCTGTTCTCCAGCTGGAAGGACCACCTCGACCTGGAGCCGTATCTGGAGGCCATGCGGGACAACGGCCTGAAGCCCGAGGACTATCTGGCCGAACGCGACGTGAACGCGCCTCTGCCCTGGGATCATCTGGACTGCGGCGTGTCCCGGGCCTTTCTGCTGCGCGAACGCAAACGCGCCCTGGAAGCCCGCACCACCGAGGACTGCCGCTATGAGGGCTGCTCGGGTTGCGGTGTCTGCAACCTGGACGGCCGCGTCTCACGCCTGAGCGCCCAGTCGCCGGGCAAGGACATCCGACCCCGCGTGCTTCTGGCCCAACGGGACCAGACCGACGCGCCTCTGCCGCCTCCGGCCGGGGACAAGCCGGACCTGCACGCCCAGGCCGCGCGCTACCGGATCTGGTACGAGAAGACCGGCCCGGCCGCCGCGCTGAGCCAGCTTGAGCTGCAAAGCGTGTTCGAGCGGGCCCTGCGCCGCGCCCGTCTGCCGCTGTCCTTCAGCGCCGGATTCCACCCCCTGCCCCGGCTGTCCTTCGGCATGGCCCTGCCCGTGGGTGTGGAGAGCCACTGCGAATGGCTCGTACTGGGCCTGCGCGAGGATATTCCGGCCGAGGCCGTGGCCGGGGCCCTGGGGCCGAACATGCCCGACGGATTGGCCCTGACCTCGGTGGAACATCTGGCTCCGGGAAAAAAGAAGGCCATGCGGGCGGCCAACGAAACCTACCGTTTGGTTCTGCGCGGCGACGCGGCCGTCCGGGCGGAACGCGCCACCCGCTGGCGGGAGTTCCTGGGCAAGAAGGAATTCCTGGTGGAGCGCAAGACCAAACGGGGCCTGAAGCCCTTCGACCTTCGGCCGCTGCTGGCCGAGGTTCGGGAGGACGGAGACGCCCTTGTCCTGCGGTTCGACTGGACTGCGGGCTACATCAGCCCGCTGACGCTGGCGCGGGCGGTCATGGGCCCGTGTGAACTGACGGAATTCGGCCTGATCAAGATCGCTCAGGAATTCGACTTGGCGGCCGAGGGCTCGGCGGCCGGAGATTCGGCCGCTCCCGCCGAAACGGACACCGAGCGATAG
- a CDS encoding DVU0772 family protein, producing MNALNEYRNLEIDWNMTPWDAVTLYLEWGNNCWNGDSGVRQPVRSKEDYSNYFVVYTWDEVPRVILVRRNSEEARELLSMDLPEGLRERFLDDVGHLKGVFPPNEEVKTWLKNQLSN from the coding sequence ATGAACGCCCTGAACGAATACCGCAATCTCGAGATCGACTGGAACATGACTCCTTGGGATGCCGTGACGCTCTACCTGGAGTGGGGCAACAACTGCTGGAACGGCGACAGCGGCGTCCGGCAACCCGTGCGCTCCAAGGAGGACTACAGCAACTATTTCGTGGTTTACACCTGGGACGAGGTGCCGCGTGTGATACTGGTCCGACGCAACTCGGAGGAGGCCCGTGAGTTGTTGAGCATGGACCTTCCCGAGGGGCTGAGGGAGCGTTTCCTGGACGACGTCGGGCACCTCAAGGGTGTGTTCCCGCCCAACGAGGAAGTGAAGACTTGGCTGAAGAACCAACTTTCCAATTGA
- a CDS encoding PLP-dependent aminotransferase family protein, producing MPQFATRLDGVQPSFIREILKVTANPEIISFAGGLPNPALFPVEEMAEVAAAVLRDQGRSALQYSTTEGDPELRARIAERYKAKKGLDVAPDDILITTGSQQCLDLVGKVLIDRGSPIILERPGYLGAIQAFSFFGPVYRTVEMTDDGPDLDGLARALRGEKPRFFYAVPNFQNPSGVTYSAEKRRAVADLLRENRVTLVEDDPYGELRFLGQDQQPVSALMRDGALLLGTFSKIAAPGFRIGWVVAPKRYREKLVIAKQAADLHTSTLVQRILVRYLRDYDIDAHIARIRKCYGEQRQVMVEAIERHFPEEVRCTRPEGGMFLWAALPEGCVSMELFERAIARKVAFVPGRPFYVDGTGENTLRLNYSNSDAEHIEEGIRRLGESLKEYLTPPCRAAAVGA from the coding sequence ATGCCACAGTTCGCCACCCGCCTGGACGGGGTGCAGCCGTCTTTTATCCGTGAGATTCTCAAGGTCACCGCGAATCCCGAGATCATCTCCTTTGCCGGAGGGCTGCCCAATCCGGCCCTGTTCCCCGTTGAGGAGATGGCCGAAGTCGCCGCCGCGGTGCTCCGCGACCAGGGACGCTCCGCCCTGCAATACTCCACCACCGAGGGCGACCCCGAACTGCGGGCCCGCATCGCCGAACGCTACAAGGCTAAGAAGGGCCTGGACGTGGCCCCCGACGACATCCTCATCACCACGGGCTCACAGCAGTGCCTGGATCTGGTGGGCAAGGTGCTCATCGACCGGGGGTCGCCCATCATCCTGGAACGTCCGGGCTATCTCGGGGCCATTCAGGCCTTTTCCTTCTTCGGCCCAGTCTACCGCACCGTGGAGATGACCGACGACGGCCCGGACCTGGACGGGCTGGCCAGGGCCCTGCGAGGTGAAAAGCCGCGATTCTTCTACGCGGTGCCCAACTTCCAGAATCCCTCCGGCGTGACCTACAGCGCCGAGAAACGTCGCGCCGTGGCCGACCTTCTGCGCGAGAACAGGGTGACCCTGGTGGAGGACGACCCCTACGGAGAATTGCGTTTCCTGGGTCAGGACCAGCAGCCCGTGTCCGCGCTGATGCGCGACGGCGCTCTGCTCCTGGGCACCTTCTCCAAGATCGCGGCCCCGGGATTCCGCATCGGCTGGGTGGTGGCTCCCAAGCGCTACCGCGAAAAGCTCGTCATCGCCAAGCAGGCCGCGGATCTGCATACGAGCACCCTGGTGCAGCGGATTCTCGTGCGCTACCTGCGCGACTACGACATCGACGCGCACATCGCGCGCATCCGCAAGTGTTACGGCGAACAACGCCAGGTCATGGTCGAGGCCATCGAGCGGCACTTCCCGGAGGAGGTGCGCTGCACCCGGCCCGAGGGCGGCATGTTCCTCTGGGCCGCCTTGCCCGAGGGCTGCGTCTCCATGGAGCTTTTCGAGCGGGCCATTGCGCGGAAGGTCGCCTTCGTGCCGGGCCGGCCGTTCTATGTGGACGGGACGGGCGAGAACACCTTGCGCCTGAACTATTCCAATTCCGACGCCGAGCACATCGAGGAGGGCATCCGCCGCCTGGGCGAGAGCCTCAAGGAGTACCTGACTCCCCCTTGCCGTGCGGCCGCGGTCGGCGCCTGA
- a CDS encoding glycosyltransferase family 9 protein, whose protein sequence is MQDRREQDKVSRVNVLVLSLTRFGDLLQTQPVFSGLKASGCRTGLVCLENFSQAAGLLRDLDHVAPLRGARLLARLEGEDWRGGLGELDGFLADLRRDFPPDVLVNLTPSLSARLLTRLIGAPEVRGFGLDSFGFNGDSSDWAAFLQQASACRGQSPFNVVDLFRRVAGLDGPGAPLDLLRPSDGERDAARALLEEGGGVPGARGFAALQLGASEDRRRWPVASFAVLARRLWAEHGRLPVLLGSPQERPLADRFRQAAPDVPCRDLSGRTELRTLAAALSLCDLLVTNDTGTMHLAAGLGVPVAAVFLATAQPVDTGPYRPGCLCLEPDLPCHPCGFGKDCPRNEECRRVVSPEAVLACVRALLEPGMDPGAPSGVRIWRTNMGADGFLDLESLTGHGGSDRARWLAALRRVYRRFLDGEDPAVGERPLSWDDREGAHATRQSLESASGLLHLLGQQAALLPRDPRPTLKTKFLANCERLQTILAEDPRLSVLGGLWRFQSQEAARDLAFLRALIARHHQLCDAFLILFR, encoded by the coding sequence TTGCAAGACCGGCGCGAACAGGACAAGGTTTCCCGCGTGAACGTGCTCGTGCTCAGCCTGACCCGCTTCGGCGACCTGCTCCAGACCCAGCCGGTCTTCTCCGGCCTCAAGGCCTCGGGATGCCGCACCGGCTTGGTCTGCCTGGAGAATTTTTCCCAGGCCGCCGGACTGTTGCGCGACCTGGACCACGTCGCGCCCCTGCGCGGCGCCCGTCTCCTGGCCCGCCTGGAGGGCGAGGACTGGCGCGGCGGTCTGGGCGAACTGGACGGCTTCCTGGCGGATCTGCGCCGTGACTTCCCACCGGACGTGCTCGTCAACCTCACCCCCTCGCTCTCGGCCCGTCTCTTGACCCGTCTCATCGGCGCGCCGGAGGTGCGCGGCTTCGGCCTGGACTCCTTCGGCTTCAACGGCGATTCCTCGGACTGGGCGGCCTTCCTGCAACAGGCCTCGGCCTGTCGGGGCCAGAGCCCGTTCAACGTGGTCGACCTTTTCCGGCGCGTGGCCGGACTGGACGGCCCGGGCGCGCCCCTGGACCTCCTGCGGCCCTCGGACGGTGAGCGCGACGCGGCCCGAGCGCTGCTGGAGGAGGGCGGCGGGGTTCCCGGCGCGCGCGGTTTCGCGGCCCTGCAGCTGGGGGCCAGCGAAGACCGGCGGCGTTGGCCCGTGGCCTCCTTCGCGGTTTTGGCGCGGCGGCTATGGGCCGAACACGGCCGCCTGCCCGTACTCCTAGGCTCGCCCCAGGAACGGCCGCTGGCCGACCGTTTCCGGCAGGCCGCGCCGGATGTGCCCTGCCGCGACCTCTCCGGCCGCACTGAACTGCGGACATTGGCCGCCGCGCTCTCACTCTGCGACCTCCTGGTGACCAACGACACCGGCACCATGCATTTGGCGGCCGGACTGGGCGTGCCCGTGGCGGCCGTGTTTCTGGCCACGGCCCAGCCCGTGGACACGGGCCCCTATCGACCGGGCTGCCTCTGCCTGGAGCCGGACCTGCCGTGTCATCCCTGCGGCTTCGGCAAGGACTGCCCCCGTAACGAGGAATGCCGCCGGGTCGTGAGCCCGGAGGCCGTCCTGGCCTGCGTCCGTGCGCTGTTGGAGCCCGGAATGGACCCCGGCGCGCCGTCCGGAGTCCGCATCTGGCGCACAAACATGGGCGCGGACGGTTTTTTGGATCTGGAATCGCTTACCGGCCACGGGGGTTCCGACCGGGCCCGCTGGCTGGCGGCCCTGCGGCGCGTGTATCGTCGATTTCTTGACGGCGAGGATCCGGCCGTCGGAGAGCGGCCGCTGTCCTGGGACGACCGGGAGGGCGCCCACGCCACCCGCCAATCACTGGAGAGCGCTTCGGGACTTCTGCATCTGCTGGGTCAACAGGCCGCGCTGCTGCCCCGCGATCCCAGGCCTACGCTGAAGACCAAGTTCCTGGCCAATTGCGAGCGACTGCAAACGATTCTGGC
- a CDS encoding protease inhibitor I42 family protein, translating into MGPARLASILLILLFLSGCGLFSGGSGGATRHLDLDGEGVPATALLPGETLLLEMRHPGDGGYQFSGASFDPAVLRLDKFWTEPPSDPKPGDFGRAYFVFTALKEGSTTVEIRIRRPWEKNSAPEIYRSVSVSAGAAESPAAEPSAAKSNS; encoded by the coding sequence GTGGGCCCCGCGCGTCTCGCCTCGATTCTGCTGATTCTGTTGTTTTTGTCCGGTTGCGGGCTGTTCTCCGGCGGTTCCGGGGGGGCCACGCGACACCTGGACCTGGATGGTGAGGGCGTCCCGGCCACCGCGCTCCTGCCCGGCGAAACCCTGCTTCTGGAGATGCGCCACCCCGGAGACGGGGGCTACCAGTTCAGCGGCGCGAGCTTCGACCCGGCCGTCCTCCGGCTGGACAAGTTCTGGACCGAGCCGCCGAGCGACCCGAAGCCCGGAGACTTCGGCCGGGCCTATTTCGTCTTCACCGCGCTCAAGGAGGGCTCCACCACAGTGGAGATCCGCATCCGTCGCCCTTGGGAGAAGAACAGCGCGCCGGAGATCTATCGCTCGGTGTCCGTTTCGGCGGGAGCGGCCGAATCTCCGGCCGCCGAGCCCTCGGCCGCCAAGTCGAATTCCTGA